The DNA segment CCCCTGCTTGCGGCGGCCGAAGGAAGGGATGTTGTCCATCGGGCCGGGCCGGTAGAGCGACACGAGCGCGATGATGTCGCCGAAATTGGTCGGTCGCACGGCGGAAAGCGTGCGCCGCATGCCTTCGGATTCCAGCTGGAACACGCCCACCGTGTCGCCCTTCTGGAGCAGGGCATAAACCGCCTCGTCGTCCCAGGTCAGCGCGTCGAGGTCGACGTGGATCCCGCGCTTGTCCAGCAGGTGCAGGGCACGCTTCAGGACGGACAGGGTCTTGAGGCCGAGGAAGTCGAACTTCACCAGCCCGGCGCCCTCGACATATTTCATGTCGAACTGGGTCACCGGCATGTCGGACCGCGGATCGCGATACAGCGGCACGAGCTGCGCCAGCGGCCGATCGCCGATCACCACGCCGGCGGCATGGGTGGAGGAATGGCGCGGCAGGCCCTCCAGCTGCATCGCCAGATCCAAGAGGTGACGCACCTGATTGTCGTTGGCGTATTCGCGGTGCAGCTCCGCCACGCCGTCGATCGCGCGCTTCAGCGTCCACGGATCGGTCGGGTGGTTGGGCACCAGCTTGGCGAGACGATCGACCTGGCCATAGCTCATCTGCAGCACGCGCCCGGTGTCCTTCAGCACCGCGCGCGCCTTCAGCTTACCGAAGGTGATGATCTGCGCGACCTGATCGCGCCCGTATTTCTCCTGCACGTAGCGGATCACTTCGCCGCGCCGCGTTTCGCAGAAGTCGATGTCGAAATCCGGCATGGACACGCGTTCCGGGTTCAGGAAGCGTTCGAACAGCAGGCCGAGCTGCAGCGGATCGAGATCGGTGATGGTCAGTGCCCAGGCGACCGCCGAGCCGGCGCCGGAGCCACGCCCCGGCCCTACCGGTATGTCGTGGGACTTCGCCCATTGAATGAAGTCGGCAACGATCAGGAAGTAACCGGGGAAGCCCATCTGGATGATGACATCCAGTTCGAAGTCGAGCCGCTTGCGATATCCGTCCTGCCACCCTTCCGGCAGCGGGTCGGTTGCCAGTTCCTCGATCCGCTTCAGCCGGGCGGTCAGCCCCTCGTGCGAGCGTTCGCGCAGCATTGCCGCCTCGCCTTCGCGGTCGCCGGCCAGGCTGGGCAGGATCGGCTTGCGCTTCGGCGCGGCGACGGCGCAGCGCTTGGCAACGACCAGAGTGTTCGCGATCGCCTCAGGCAGATCCTCGAACAGGGCGCGCATGGCGTCTGCGGGCTTCATCCACGCGTCTGGCGAACTGCGCGGGCGATCGTCGCTTTCGACATAGGTGGAATTGGCGATGCACAGCATCGCGTCATGCGCCTTGGCGAAGGAATGTTCGGCGAAGCAGCAGGGATTGGTCGCGACCAGCGGCAGATCACGCTCATAGGCGAGGTCGATCAGCGCCGGCTCCGCGCGTTCCTCGATCTCCTCGCCCCGGCGGACCAGCTCCACATAGACGCGGGATGGGAACAGCGCGTCGAGCCGCTCGGCATAGGCGCGCGCCCGTGCCGGCTGATCCTCCGCAAACAGCCTCGCCAGGGCGCCCTCGCCGCCCGCCGTCAGCGCGATGAGCCCGTCGGTGCGCCCGGCCAGCGCCGCAAAGTCGACGTGCGGCGGCAGGTCGATCGGGCGATCGAGATGCGCGGCGCTCACCAGCCCGCACAGATTGTCGTAGCCGCGCTCGTCCTGCGCGTAGAGCGCGAGCCAGTCGACGATCGGCGCAACGCCGTCCGGCATGTCGGGCCGCGCCACGCCAAGCATCGTTCCGATCACCGGCTGCACGCCCTCGCCAAAGGCGGCGTCCGAAAAGGCCATGGCCGCATACAGGCCGTTGCGGTCGGTCAGCGCCGCGGCGGGAAAGCCCAGCTTCGCCGCCTGCTTCGCGATCGCCTTCGGATCGATGGCTCCGTCGAGCATCGTGTAGGACGAGAAGATGCGAAGCGGTACGAACCCGGAATGCGGCATCATCTTCGCCTACCCGCCACCGCGTGATTCGACCAGCGGAACTGCGCCACAACCGATCCGTTTCGAGGCGAATGGACGGGAGGCTGCACAATGACTGACATGGGCCGTGAACATGTGGCGACGACGGGTGCCGGCTGGGGGTGGATCATCGCTTATGGCGTGCTTTCCGCGCTGTTCGGGCTGGCAGCGCTGCTCTGGCCCTTTCCGGCGACGATCGCGGCCACCTTCGTCATCGGCATTGCCTTCACGGTCTCCGGCATCTTCTCGCTGATCGCCGGGCTGCGCGGCGCCGGCGCGGAGAGCCGGGGTTATTCGATCCTGCTCGGCGTGCTGTCGATCGTGGCCGGCATCATCATGATCGCGCGGCCGCTCACCGGCGCGATCTCGCTGACCATCGTCGTCGCCGCCTGGCTGCTGCTGCGCGGCGCGCTGGAAATCGTGCTCGGCTTTCGCATGCGTCGCCGCCGCTGGCTGATGCTGCTGCTGGGCGTCGTCAACATCCTCCTGGCCTTGCTGATCATCGGCACCGTGCCCTTCTCGGCGCTGACGCTGCCGGGCTTCATCCTGGGCGCCAGCTTCCTGTTCGGCGGCGTCACCGCGATCATGGCGGGCATGGATCACCGCTCGGGCGCTTCGGCCTTCACCTTTCCGGATTGAGCCAAACGCGTTTGCGCTGAGCCCGTCGAGGCACGTGCCGGGAACTGTCGCCTACAGCAGCTTCTCGATGTCCTTGCGGATGTCCTCGGGCTTGGTGGTCGGCGCATAGCGATCAACCACCTTGCCGTCGCGATCCACCAGAAACTTGGTGAAGTTCCACTTGATCGCCTTCGAGCCCAGGACACCCGGCGCATCGCTCTTCAGCCGTTCGAACAGCGGATCGGCCTGTGCGCCGTTGACATCGATCTTGGCGAAGACCGGAAAGGTCACGTCATAGGTCAGCGAGCAGAAGTTGGCGATTTCCGCCGCATCGCCGGGCTCCTGCGCGCCGAACTGGTTGCAGGGAAAGGCCAGCACTTCGAAGCCGCGATCGGCATAGTCGCGGTGGAGCGCCTCCAGCCCCTCATATTGCGGCGTGAACCCGCATTTCGATGCCGTGTTGACGATCAGCAGCACCTTGCCGCGATATTCCTCCAGCGAAGCTTGCCCCCCGTCCGAAGCCTTGACCTGGAAGTCGGTGATCGCGCGCATTGCCCTCTCCTTTGCTCGACGGGAGGGAGGTTTCGCGCGATATTTGATTGCGCGCAAGGGAATAACGCTACTTGGGGCCGGAGTGTCGCGGCGCTCAGGTCAGCACGCCGTCGTGCAGCCGCACCACACGGTCCATCTTCGCCGCCAGCCGCTCGTTATGCGTCGCGATCAGCGCCGCCGAGCCTTCGCCGCGCACCAGCCGCAGGAACTCCGCCAGCACCCGATCCGCCGTGCCTTCGTCGAGGTTGCCGGTCGGCTCGTCGGCGAGCACCAGCGCCGGGCGATTGGCCAGCGCCCGCGCCACCGCGACGCGCTGCTGCTCGCCGCCCGACAATTGGCTCGGGCGGTGCGTCAGCCGGTGCCCCAGCCCCAGCGCCTGCAGCAAGGTGGTGGCGCGCGCCTCCGCCGCGTCGCGCTCCGCACCATGGATCAGCTGCGGCAGCACGACATTCTCGATCGCGTTGAAATCGGGCAGCAGGTGATGGAACTGATACACGAAGCCGAGGTGATCGCGCCGCACCACCGTGCGCCCGTGCGCATCCAGCCGCGCCGCCTCCGCGCCGGAAATCTCGATCGACCCCTCGAACCCGCCCTCCAGCAGGCCGACCGCCTGGAGCAGCGTCGACTTGCCCGATCCGGACGGGCCCAGCAGCGCCACGATCTCGCCCGGCGCGACGGACAGTTCCACGCCGCGCAGTACGTCGATCGTCTCGTCGCCCTGGGTGAAGCTGCGCGACAGGCCGCGCGTCTGCAGAACCGGCGTCACGACAGCACCCCATTGCAACGCTTTGCGCTCACGCGGCGACTATTCATAACGCAGCACCTGAACCGGATCCGTGCTGGCCGCCTTATAGGCCGGGTAAACGGTCGCCAGCAGCGTCATCAGCGCGGTGATGAGGACGATCGCCACGATCTCCACCGGATCGGGCTTCGACGGCAGCTCGGTCAGGTAACGGATCGAGGGATCCCACAACTCCTGCCCGGTCACGAACTGGACGAAGTTCACCACCGCCTGCCGATAGAACAGGAACACCGCGCCCAGGATCAGCCCGGCGACGATCCCCAGCGCGCCGATCGTGACGCCAACCGTCATGAAGATCCGCATCATCGCGCCGCGGGTCGCGCCCATGGTGCGCAGGATCGCGATGTCGCGCGTCTTGGCGCGCACCAGCATGATCAGCGAGGAGGCGATGTTGAACGCGGCGACCAGGATGATGATGCACAGCACCACGAACATCGCGACGCGCTCCACCGCCAGCGCCTCGAACAGTTGCGCGTTCATCTGCCGCCAGTCGCTCACCACCGCAAAGCGGCCGACCTTTTCGGCAAGCGGCGCCAGGATCTGGCCCACCCGGTCGGCGTTCACCGTATCCAGTTCGATCATGCCGACCGCATCGCCCAGCAGGAGCAGCGTCTGCGCATCCTCCATCGGCATGATCACATAGGCCTTGTCGAAATCGTACACACCGATCTCGAACACGGCCGCCACGGTGTAATTGACGTAACGCGGCACCGTGCCGAACGGCGTGGTCTGCCCGGCGGGATTGATCAGCGTGATTTCGGACCCGACCGTCGCCCCCAGCGATTCGGCCAGCCGCGAGCCGAGCGCCACGCGATTCGAGCCTGGCGTCAGCGAACTGATCGTGCCGGTGATCACCTTGCTGCCGATCGTCTGGTTCGAACGCAGGTCCTGCACGCGCATCCCGCGCACCAGCACCGCCTCGACCCGGCCGTTATAGGTGGACATCAGCGGCTGTTCGACCAGCGGCACCGCGCTGGTCACGCCCGGCGTCGCCTCCGCCTGGCGCACCACGTCGCGCCAGTCGGTCAGGCGGCCGCCGATGCCCTGCACCACGGCATGGCCGTTCAACCCGACGATTTTGTCGAAAAGCTCGGCCCGAAAGCCGTTCATGACGCTCATCACAATCACGAGCGCCGCCACCCCCAGCATCACCGCGCCGAGGCTGAAACCAGCGACGAGAACGATGAAGCGCTCGCCGCGCCCGGGAAGCAGATAGCGCCGCGCGATCATTCGTTCGTAGCGCGACAGGATCATGGCTCGCGTCTATCGGCGGCTTCGCACACTGGCAACGGCGCTGTTGCGAAATAATCACAGAGCAGCAGCAATCGGTTTAGCTGGCGTTCATTTTCATGGACGACCCATCCGGAACGACCTAGCAATTACCGTACTGGCACACAGGCAAAGGCCGTGGTTCGGGGACGCTTCCAGCTCCGCTTCATAAATGAGGCGCGCGGGCGGAAGCACAAGGGGGCTGACGAGCAATCGTCACGCAGGCGCCCGGGTCGGAAACGATCCGGGCGTTTGCTTATCCTAAATCAAGAATCCGCTTCGATACAGCAATTTGCGCCCAAATAATGCGGCCAAAGTCGCTCGGCGTCGTTGTCTCAAGCATCGACAACTGGGCACCTTCCATGAACGGCAAAGCGGCGATTCTCGTCATTGATCTGCTCAACACCTTTGATTTCTCGGGCGGCGAGAAATTGAAAAAGGCTGTGGCTGAGATGGTGGAACCGTTTCAGTCTCTTCGCGCGCAAGCGCGCGCAGCCGACGTGCCGGTCATTTTCGTCAACGACAATTATGGCCGCTGGCATGACGAGCCGAGCGAACTCATCGCCTTTGCGCGCGGGCAGAAAGGCGGGGAGCTGATCGACCAGGTTCGCCCGCAACCCAGCGACTATTTCGTCATCAAGCCCGAATCTTCCGGCTTCTACGCCACTACCCTGCCCGCCCTCCTGCCGCGGCTCGGCGTGTCCCGATTGGTCCTGACGGGTATCGCTGCGGATATCTGCGTCCTCTTCACCGCGGCGGACGCGCACATGCGGGAATATGATCTGTGGGTGCCGCGGGATCTTGTCGCCTCCCAGCATGAGGAGCGCGCACAATGGGCGCTCGAGATGATGGAAAACGGCATGAGCGCCGATGTTCGGCCCACCAGCGAGCTCGCCCTGGCCGATTGGCTGGCCAGCGAACCCAAGGTCTACACGGGCCGCGGCAGCTGAGCCGCTGCAACGTCGCGTCGCTTGCCACGTTCATGGTCCATGAACCGGCTTTCCCCTGATCAAGACGACGCCCGATACATTCGCCGGTTGTTCCTGACATTGGGCGTCATCGCGCTGGCCGCGACGCTGTATTTCACGGGCGACCTGCTGATCCTCGCCTTTGGTTCGATCCTGGGTGCCATTGTCATTCACGCGCTGGCGGAGATCTTCGAGGATCGTTTGCGCCTGTCTCCCAAGCCTGCGCTCGGCGCCGGGATCTTCACCGTCCTTGCCCTCATCATCTTTCTCGGCTGGCTGTTCGGCGTCGAGTTCCGCACGCAGGTCAATGTTCTCGTCACTCGCCTGCCCGGCATTCTGGCGGAAATCGGCGCGCAGCTTTCGACATCGCCGGTCGGGGCGAAGGTGGTGGACGCGGTCCGATCGGCCTTCGCCGGCAGCCGTGTCGCACAGGATATCGGCGGCCTTGCCGAAGGGGCAGGACAGTTCGTCCTCAACGCCCTTCTCGTTCTCGTCGGCGCGATCTTCTTTGCCGTCGATCCGAAGGTGTATGAACGTGGCTTCCTGCTGCTCATGCCGCCGTCCAAGCGTGCGGTGCTGGAGGATGCTTTGCTGGACACGGCATCCACGCTCCGTCTCTGGCTGCGCGCGCAGCTCATCCAGATGACCAGCATGGGCGTGCTCGTCGGTCTGGGGCTCTGGCTGGTCGGCGTCCCGTCCGCGCCGGCACTTGGCCTGCTCACCGGCCTCAGCGAGTTCATCCCCTATGTCGGCCCGCTCGCCGCGATGGTCCCGGCGCTGGGTCTCGCCGCCACCCAGTCGCTTCATCATGTCCTGCTGACCGTTGCAGTGTTTGCCGTTGTTCGCGTCGTTCAGACCAATTTCATCACGCCATTCGTCACCAGCCGGGTTGTTGCCATCCCGCCCGCCGTCACGCTCTTCGCCATTCTGGCAATTGGCGCCGTGTTCGGGCTGTTCGGCCTGTTCTTCTCGGCAGCAATATTGGTCGTGATCTATACGCTGATCCGCAGCCTGTATCTTCGGGATACGCTTGGCGAAGACATTCCCCGCACCCGTCACCGTACCTTGTTCGATGCTGCCGGTTCTCCGCGGGACTTGCCCGGAACCATGGATTAAGCGTCTGTTTACCTTTTACGTTCACTTGTGTTTTGGTTAATGGATCGGTTGGGGCGTGACGGGGTGCCGCGCATGCTCGCAAACGGGAGAATGACGGATGCGCGTGCTGCTGATCGAGGACGAGCCAACGACCGCAAAGGCCATCGAGCTGATGCTCTCTGCCGAGGGCTTCAATGTCTATTCGACGGATCTGGGCGAAGAGGGTTTGGACCTCGGCAAGCTCTACGACTACGATATCATTCTTCTCGATCTCAACCTGCCGGACATGCACGGCTATGAGGTGCTGAAGAAACTGCGCGTGGCGCGGGTTTCCACGCCAGTGCTGATCCTGTCGGGCGTGAACGAGATGGAGTCGAAGGTCCGCTCCTTCGGCTTCGGCGCGGACGATTACGTCACCAAGCCGTTCCATCGTGAAGAGCTGATCGCCCGCATCCAGGCGGTGGTCCGCCGGTCGAAGGGCCATTCGCAGTCGGTGATCCGCACCGGCAAGCTGTCGGTCAACCTTGATGCCAAGACGGTGGAGGTGGACGGCGCGCGCGTTCACCTGACCGGCAAGGAATATGCGATGCTGGAGCTGCTTTCGCTTCGCAAGGGCACCACGCTTACCAAGGAAATGTTCCTGAATCACCTTTACGGTGGCATGGACGAGCCTGAACTGAAGATCATCGACGTCTTCATCTGCAAGCTGCGCAAGAAACTCAGCATGGCTTGCGAGGGCGAGAATTATATCGAGACCGTCTGGGGCCGCGGCTATGTTCTGCGTGAGCCCGATGAGGTTCCGGCAAAGGTCGCCTGATCCTGCTCTGATCTACCGAGCACGGCCGCGGATGTCGGGGGGCTTTCCGCGGCCTCTTACCTGAACCCGTGTCGCACACCAGCGACGTGTTCCCGCCTTCACGCCCGTCTGACGCAGCGACGATTGTCGTGGCTGTGAACGGACGGCCTGTGCAAGCGGCAGTCGAACTGCGCCCCCACCGAACTTCCATGGGGGACCATATGACGAAAATTGCTCTTCTGCTCGGCGCTGCCGTGTTCGCCCTGCCGGCCAGTCCGGTATCTGCCGCACCCGAGCCAACGCGGACCACAGTCGCGAGCCCGGGCTGCGACGAACAGCCCTGCGCCGTGCGCAAACCCGCAACCTGCATCGTCGATGCCTCGCGCGGCGTCATCGCCAATTGCCAGCACTCGGCCGCCGCCATGGAGGAACTTGGCCGACGTCAGCTCGATCTGCTGATCGCCGATATGAACTAAGCAGGCAGGCCAGCGTCTGGCGCCGATCCACGGTCGCTGGATCGTTCTCGGAGGAAGCGCGCCGTTTGCGCGACTACCCTCGTCACCTGCTGACGTGCTTCATCGAACCGCCTCCAGCAACAGGTCTGGCGAACGTACCGGCATCATAGAAGACCCGCGACGCGGGGACACCAGCTCACCGACGCGCGCGATGCTTCGCGACCAGTTGCTGCAGGTGCGCGCGCAGCCCCGCTGCATTGGCGCTCCAGGTGAAGCGCGTTGCAAGGCTGCGGGTCGCTTCCGGTGCCGGGGGATCCTGCAGCAGTTCGGCGATCGCTTCGGCGAAGGCCGCCGGCGTGCGCGGCACGACCCGCCCTGCCGCCGGGTCAGTCACCACCTCGCGCGCGCCGCCGGCTTCGGTAATCACGATCGGGGTGCCGCACGCCAGCGCTTCGACCCAGGCGTTGGCCAGTCCTTCCGATTCGGATGCCAGCGCCATCACGTCGGCAGCCGCCAGCAGCCGAGGCAGATCGGCATGGGGCACGGCGCCGAGCAGTCGCACGCGATCCCCGAGGCCGGCGCGATCGACCGCCGCGTCGATTGCGCCCCGCGCCGGGCCCTCCCCGGCGATCAACAGCGATACGCCGGGCAGTCGGGCCAACGCCTCGACGACGATCTCATGTCCCTTGCGGTCGATCAGGGCACCGACGCAGATCACGAGCGGTCCCTTGATGCCAAACACGTCCTTTGCAGCGCTGCGGTCCAGGGGTTTGAAGCGGTCGAGATCGACGCCGGTATAATGAAGGCCGATCTTCTCCAAAGGCAGGCCGATCTTCGCCATATCCATGCGCATGGCGGCCGAAACCGCCAGAAGGCCGTCTGCCGCCAGGCCGGCCGCGCGGACCTGCGCCGCCGTTGCGGACTGCCGACCCCAGAAGTGGATGTCGGCGCCCCGGGCCTTGATGG comes from the Sphingomonas sp. OV641 genome and includes:
- the ctrA gene encoding response regulator transcription factor CtrA yields the protein MRVLLIEDEPTTAKAIELMLSAEGFNVYSTDLGEEGLDLGKLYDYDIILLDLNLPDMHGYEVLKKLRVARVSTPVLILSGVNEMESKVRSFGFGADDYVTKPFHREELIARIQAVVRRSKGHSQSVIRTGKLSVNLDAKTVEVDGARVHLTGKEYAMLELLSLRKGTTLTKEMFLNHLYGGMDEPELKIIDVFICKLRKKLSMACEGENYIETVWGRGYVLREPDEVPAKVA
- a CDS encoding AI-2E family transporter yields the protein MNRLSPDQDDARYIRRLFLTLGVIALAATLYFTGDLLILAFGSILGAIVIHALAEIFEDRLRLSPKPALGAGIFTVLALIIFLGWLFGVEFRTQVNVLVTRLPGILAEIGAQLSTSPVGAKVVDAVRSAFAGSRVAQDIGGLAEGAGQFVLNALLVLVGAIFFAVDPKVYERGFLLLMPPSKRAVLEDALLDTASTLRLWLRAQLIQMTSMGVLVGLGLWLVGVPSAPALGLLTGLSEFIPYVGPLAAMVPALGLAATQSLHHVLLTVAVFAVVRVVQTNFITPFVTSRVVAIPPAVTLFAILAIGAVFGLFGLFFSAAILVVIYTLIRSLYLRDTLGEDIPRTRHRTLFDAAGSPRDLPGTMD
- a CDS encoding glycosyltransferase; this encodes MLRVLTLSSLFPDSTRPNFGIFVEQQTLGLAAEPGVEVRVVAPVGLPPWPLRMLPHYRKLTDLPGSETWKGLPVCRPAFTVLPGTYGRFHASALKRSLIPLLDDMRQTFPFDVIDASFFFPDGPAAVALGRRYDVPVSIKARGADIHFWGRQSATAAQVRAAGLAADGLLAVSAAMRMDMAKIGLPLEKIGLHYTGVDLDRFKPLDRSAAKDVFGIKGPLVICVGALIDRKGHEIVVEALARLPGVSLLIAGEGPARGAIDAAVDRAGLGDRVRLLGAVPHADLPRLLAAADVMALASESEGLANAWVEALACGTPIVITEAGGAREVVTDPAAGRVVPRTPAAFAEAIAELLQDPPAPEATRSLATRFTWSANAAGLRAHLQQLVAKHRARR
- a CDS encoding ABC transporter ATP-binding protein, whose product is MTPVLQTRGLSRSFTQGDETIDVLRGVELSVAPGEIVALLGPSGSGKSTLLQAVGLLEGGFEGSIEISGAEAARLDAHGRTVVRRDHLGFVYQFHHLLPDFNAIENVVLPQLIHGAERDAAEARATTLLQALGLGHRLTHRPSQLSGGEQQRVAVARALANRPALVLADEPTGNLDEGTADRVLAEFLRLVRGEGSAALIATHNERLAAKMDRVVRLHDGVLT
- a CDS encoding lipoprotein-releasing ABC transporter permease subunit codes for the protein MILSRYERMIARRYLLPGRGERFIVLVAGFSLGAVMLGVAALVIVMSVMNGFRAELFDKIVGLNGHAVVQGIGGRLTDWRDVVRQAEATPGVTSAVPLVEQPLMSTYNGRVEAVLVRGMRVQDLRSNQTIGSKVITGTISSLTPGSNRVALGSRLAESLGATVGSEITLINPAGQTTPFGTVPRYVNYTVAAVFEIGVYDFDKAYVIMPMEDAQTLLLLGDAVGMIELDTVNADRVGQILAPLAEKVGRFAVVSDWRQMNAQLFEALAVERVAMFVVLCIIILVAAFNIASSLIMLVRAKTRDIAILRTMGATRGAMMRIFMTVGVTIGALGIVAGLILGAVFLFYRQAVVNFVQFVTGQELWDPSIRYLTELPSKPDPVEIVAIVLITALMTLLATVYPAYKAASTDPVQVLRYE
- a CDS encoding HdeD family acid-resistance protein, which codes for MTDMGREHVATTGAGWGWIIAYGVLSALFGLAALLWPFPATIAATFVIGIAFTVSGIFSLIAGLRGAGAESRGYSILLGVLSIVAGIIMIARPLTGAISLTIVVAAWLLLRGALEIVLGFRMRRRRWLMLLLGVVNILLALLIIGTVPFSALTLPGFILGASFLFGGVTAIMAGMDHRSGASAFTFPD
- the dnaE gene encoding DNA polymerase III subunit alpha, producing MPHSGFVPLRIFSSYTMLDGAIDPKAIAKQAAKLGFPAAALTDRNGLYAAMAFSDAAFGEGVQPVIGTMLGVARPDMPDGVAPIVDWLALYAQDERGYDNLCGLVSAAHLDRPIDLPPHVDFAALAGRTDGLIALTAGGEGALARLFAEDQPARARAYAERLDALFPSRVYVELVRRGEEIEERAEPALIDLAYERDLPLVATNPCCFAEHSFAKAHDAMLCIANSTYVESDDRPRSSPDAWMKPADAMRALFEDLPEAIANTLVVAKRCAVAAPKRKPILPSLAGDREGEAAMLRERSHEGLTARLKRIEELATDPLPEGWQDGYRKRLDFELDVIIQMGFPGYFLIVADFIQWAKSHDIPVGPGRGSGAGSAVAWALTITDLDPLQLGLLFERFLNPERVSMPDFDIDFCETRRGEVIRYVQEKYGRDQVAQIITFGKLKARAVLKDTGRVLQMSYGQVDRLAKLVPNHPTDPWTLKRAIDGVAELHREYANDNQVRHLLDLAMQLEGLPRHSSTHAAGVVIGDRPLAQLVPLYRDPRSDMPVTQFDMKYVEGAGLVKFDFLGLKTLSVLKRALHLLDKRGIHVDLDALTWDDEAVYALLQKGDTVGVFQLESEGMRRTLSAVRPTNFGDIIALVSLYRPGPMDNIPSFGRRKQGTEAIDYPHPLLEPILAETYGIFVYQEQVMQAAQVLAGYSLGGADLLRRAMGKKIKAEMDAQRATFVAGCAEHNQIPADRANALFDLIDKFAGYGFNKSHAAAYALLAYQTAWVKAHYPHEFFAASMAYDIHQTDKLAIFCDDMRRLGVRCLPPDINRSQADFDVEVDDEGPAVRYALAALKSVGEGAMEKLVAERDASGPFGRLDDFASRVDPRLINKRQLETLAAGGAFDPIEPNRAGVYAVAETILAVAARTHEAKTSGQGGLFGDAEPAGDAIKLPPSARWSMSERMEQEKEAFGFYFSAHPVDRHAHLAKSHGARLYTALAELAIPDDGTRAGATMAALVEEARWRTSARGKRYMMATLSDQSGQFMATCFDDAVAADLEEAAREGGCGLITVELDRRPGEETPRVTVKRIQPFEALASQARFVVEVIVGEAAALPALAGLLEHQRGARGEVIVRAPLAEGEATLLLGRDFLLDLELVQRIEDLPGVKGVELRQSETRLALVG
- a CDS encoding glutathione peroxidase, which translates into the protein MRAITDFQVKASDGGQASLEEYRGKVLLIVNTASKCGFTPQYEGLEALHRDYADRGFEVLAFPCNQFGAQEPGDAAEIANFCSLTYDVTFPVFAKIDVNGAQADPLFERLKSDAPGVLGSKAIKWNFTKFLVDRDGKVVDRYAPTTKPEDIRKDIEKLL
- a CDS encoding isochorismatase family cysteine hydrolase, which gives rise to MNGKAAILVIDLLNTFDFSGGEKLKKAVAEMVEPFQSLRAQARAADVPVIFVNDNYGRWHDEPSELIAFARGQKGGELIDQVRPQPSDYFVIKPESSGFYATTLPALLPRLGVSRLVLTGIAADICVLFTAADAHMREYDLWVPRDLVASQHEERAQWALEMMENGMSADVRPTSELALADWLASEPKVYTGRGS